Proteins encoded within one genomic window of Saccharomyces mikatae IFO 1815 strain IFO1815 genome assembly, chromosome: 15:
- the MPD1 gene encoding protein disulfide isomerase MPD1 (similar to Saccharomyces cerevisiae MPD1 (YOR288C); ancestral locus Anc_8.750) codes for MRFPNIIKFILGLFIWSLVGAQNFYDSNPHILELTPKSFDKVVHNTNYTSLVEFYAPWCGHCKQLSSTFRKVAKKLDGVVQVAAVNCDHDKNKALCAKYNVKGFPTLMVFRPPKLDLSKPMDDAKNSFKGHANEVYSGSRTLVPIVDFSLSRVRSYVKKFARIDRLGSLLEKSPRLSVVLFSKQDKISPVYKSIALDWLGKFDFYSISNKKLQQINTAHSSYNKIPKISNYLQDIIPDQRHSNESKLVVFDAYKDHFWEYEDSTINKNGISKFLRDTFGISPNEGPFSRRSEYTDFLKTGKKPNKRKNSLTGKEHDEL; via the coding sequence ATGCGATTTCCTAATATTATCAAGTTTATTTTGGGGCTTTTCATTTGGAGTTTAGTGGGGGCACAAAATTTTTACGATTCCAATCCTCACATTTTAGAGCTGACGCCGAAAAGTTTCGATAAAGTGGTCCACAACACAAACTATACATCATTAGTGGAATTTTATGCTCCGTGGTGTGGCCACTGTAAGCAACTATCAAGTACGTTCCGTAAGGTAGCAAAGAAATTGGATGGTGTAGTTCAAGTTGCTGCTGTAAATTGTGACCATGATAAGAATAAAGCTTTGTGTGCTAAATACAATGTGAAGGGCTTCCCTACATTAATGGTATTTAGACCTCCAAAGCTAGACTTATCTAAGCCAATGGATGATGCCAAAAACAGTTTCAAAGGTCATGCCAATGAGGTGTACTCAGGTTCAAGAACTCTCGTACCTATTGTCGATTTCTCTCTCTCAAGAGTAAGATCTTACGTTAAAAAGTTTGCCCGCATAGATAGACTTGGTTCTCTACTTGAAAAATCCCCCAGACTTTCCGTAGTATTATTTTCCAAACAGGATAAAATTTCACCTGTTTATAAAAGCATCGCTCTAGATTGGTTAGGaaaatttgatttttattcCATCTCGAATAAGAAACTTCAGCAAATAAATACTGCGCATTCATCGTACAATAAAATTCCAAAGATTTCCAACTATTTGCAGGACATTATCCCTGATCAGCGCCACAGCAATGAAAGCAAGCTTGTCGTATTTGACGCATACAAAGATCATTTTTGGGAGTACGAAGACAGCACGATCAACAAGAATGGTATTTCTAAGTTTTTGCGAGACACCTTTGGTATTTCCCCTAATGAAGGTCCGTTTAGTAGACGCTCTGAGTACACTGACTTCTTAAAAACTGGCAAGAAGccaaataaaagaaaaaattctctaACAGGAAAGGAGCACGACGAATTATAG
- the SMKI15G4220 gene encoding uncharacterized protein (similar to Saccharomyces cerevisiae YOR289W; ancestral locus Anc_8.751): MEAAKGSSPFAFYAFYQLYAHLNPGKINTFSLEEIARILYPGFKIDYNEKTSLFITWKKKSNKHHRENTNEGSYLLRGCIGTFAKMPIAHGIEKYSLIASLEDRRFSPIQKRELPDLKCSCNILSHFKIIFQGGNNPNGDIFDWELGKHGIELYFKQPKTGTICSATFLPDVMPEQHWNKEDTFANLIEKAGYWGNISEIMNNFEIYFIKVIRYEGNKSSITFEEFEKKINGMDNKNTSSY, from the coding sequence ATGGAGGCTGCTAAAGGCTCATCACCATTTGCGTTTTATGCATTTTATCAACTTTATGCTCATTTGAATCCGGGGAAGATAAACACCTTTTCTTTGGAGGAGATTGCAAGGATTTTATACCCCGGTTTCAAGATAgattataatgaaaaaacttCCTTGTTCATaacttggaagaaaaagtcaAATAAGCATCATAGAGAAAATACGAACGAAGGGAGTTATCTACTCAGAGGATGCATCGGTACTTTTGCTAAGATGCCAATTGCACATGGTATCGAAAAGTATTCCTTGATTGCATCTTTAGAAGATAGGAGGTTTTCCCCAATTCAAAAAAGGGAACTGCCGGACTTGAAATGCAGTTGCAACATTTTGAGCCACTTCAAAATTATCTTCCAAGGAGGTAATAATCCAAACGGTGACATTTTCGATTGGGAACTCGGAAAGCACGGTATTGAATTGTATTTCAAACAACCAAAAACAGGCACCATATGTAGTGCGACCTTTTTACCCGATGTTATGCCTGAACAGCATTGGAATAAAGAGGACACATTTGCCAATTTAATTGAGAAAGCAGGCTACTGGGGCAATATCAGCGAAATAATGAATAACTTTGagatttattttattaagGTAATAAGGTATGAAGGTAATAAAAGTTCGATAACCTTTGAGgaatttgagaaaaaaataaatggtATGGATAATAAGAATACCAGCTCTTATTAG
- the SNF2 gene encoding SWI/SNF catalytic subunit SNF2 (similar to Saccharomyces cerevisiae SNF2 (YOR290C); ancestral locus Anc_8.753), with protein sequence MNIPQRQFSNEEVNRCYLRWQHLRNEHGMNAPSVPEFIYLTKVLQFAAKQRQELQMQRQQQGVSVSQQNIVPNSSDQAELPNATSSHISASASPHLAANMQLNGNESFSTSAHQSPTMHTQMPLNSSVGNNMLPQRQSSVGSLNATNFSPPPGNNEESVAEKPDNSSHNNFSLNASEPQSQNQSLQEQHHIQDSNLVSGSQINSPMPQQAQMQQAQFQAQQSQQGQNFQARPQQGRRLPMTMFTAEQSELLKAQITSLKCLVNRKPIPFEFQAVIQKSINHPPDFKRMLLSLSEFARRRQPVDQINQLDHSSNDTQKTRVNAHHTGTNTDHVSEVTKNAPLDSNNETIASVSPAGASNKHNQKSSPLDENTQNVGGTPMAHTGSKKEEKESVPKEAKTIPNSDQIPIEQKKPPEPQKPVPLNILQQQYEEGIRVVDIDDPDMMVDSFTMPNISRESTDYQTLLANSGHGKFTIEPGVLPVGIDTHTATDIYQTLIALNLDTTVNDCLNKLLNDECSESIKEDALYDYYALQLLPLQKAVRGHVLQFEWHQNSLLTNTHPNFLSKIRNINIQDALLTNQLYKNHELLKLERRKIEAAAKLKSMNRSAINQYNKRQDKKNKRLKFGHRLIATHTNLERDEQKRAERKAKERLQALKANDEEAYIKLLDQTKDTRITHLLRQTNAFLDSLTRAVKDQQKYTKEMIDSHIKETSEEVDDLSMAPKMKDEEYDDEEDSLNVDYYNVAHRIKEDIKKQPSILVGGTLKDYQIKGLQWMVSLFNNHLNGILADEMGLGKTIQTISLLTYLYEMKNIRGPYLVIVPLSTLSNWSSEFAKWAPTLRAISFKGSPNERKAKQAKIKAGEFDVVLTTFEYIIKERALLSKVKWVHMIIDEGHRMKNAQSKLSLTLNTHYHADYRLILTGTPLQNNLPELWALLNFVLPKIFNSVKSFDEWFNTPFANTGGQDKIELSEEETLLVIRRLHKVLRPFLLRRLKKDVEKELPDKVEKVVKCKMSALQQIMYQQMLKYRRLFIGDQNNKKMVGLRGFNNQIMQLKKICNHPFVFEEVEDQINPTRETNDDIWRVAGKFELLDRILPKLKATGHRVLIFFQMTQIMDIMEDFLRYINIKYLRLDGHTKSDERSELLRLFNAPDSEYLCFILSTRAGGLGLNLQTADTVIIFDTDWNPHQDLQAQDRAHRIGQKNEVRILRLITTNSVEEVILERAYKKLDIDGKVIQAGKFDNKSTSEEQEALLRSLLDAEEERRKKRESGVEEEEELKDTEINEILARTDEEMVTLAKMDEDRSKKEEELGVKSRLLEKNELPDIYSRDIGAELKREESESAAVYNGRGARERKTATYNDNMSEEQWLRQFEVSDDEKNDKKARKQRTKKEEKSETVDGDAEVKDEYIDVDNEDPRNNHNLTEDQLGTDLTIDDDEYLAKKRKAGRPRGRPKKVKLEASENAGPSALESSPVTGDNSPSESFMAIQKPHTAGKTSVKSARTSARGRGRGRGRGRGRGRGRGRPPKARNGLEYVRTPVAATSPLDIREKVAKQALTLYEFARNYENEAGRRLSDIFLVKPSRALYPDYYIIIKYPVAFDNINTHIESLAYNSLKETLQDFHLIFSNARVYNTEGSIVYEDSLELEKAVTKKFHEIMDDDVPLDFTEFDEQYGTKPLVLSPIVASSMTEALTDEADSSMTEGSI encoded by the coding sequence ATGAACATACCGCAGCGTCAATTTAGCAATGAGGAAGTCAACCGCTGCTATTTAAGATGGCAACATTTAAGAAATGAACACGGGATGAATGCTCCAAGCGTACCGGAGTTCATTTACCTGACTAAAGTGCTACAGTTTGCTGCCAAGCAACGACAAGAATTACAAATGCAACGCCAACAGCAAGGTGTTTCAGTTTCCCAGCAGAACATTGTCCCAAATTCTTCAGATCAAGCAGAACTTCCGAACGCTACTTCCTCACACATTTCAGCTTCAGCTTCCCCACATTTAGCTGCGAATATGCAATTGAATGGCAATGAGTCTTTTAGCACTTCTGCTCACCAATCGCCAACCATGCACACACAGATGCCGTTAAATAGCAGTGTTGGTAACAACATGCTACCACAACGGCAGTCTTCAGTTGGTTCACTGAATgcaacaaatttttcaccacCGCCAGGCAACAACGAGGAAAGTGTTGCGGAGAAGCCCGATAACTCAAGCCACAATAACTTCAGTCTTAATGCATCTGAACCGCAGTCCCAAAACCAATCATTGCAGGAGCAACATCACATCCAAGATTCAAATTTGGTATCGGGTTCGCAGATAAATTCTCCGATGCCTCAGCAAGCTCAAATGCAACAAGCACAGTTTCAAGCACAACAATCACAACAAGGCCAAAATTTTCAGGCAAGACCACAGCAAGGGAGAAGGTTACCCATGACAATGTTCACTGCCGAGCAGTCCGAATTGCTGAAGGCTCAGATTACATCCTTAAAATGTTTGGTGAATAGAAAACCTATTCCATTTGAATTTCAAGCTGTTATCCAAAAATCCATCAATCATCCGCCAGACTTCAAAAGAATGTTACTATCTTTGAGTGAGTTTGCTAGAAGAAGACAACCTGTAGATCAAATCAATCAATTAGATCATAGTAGCAACGATACGCAAAAAACTCGTGTTAACGCGCATCATACTGGTACAAACACTGATCACGTGTCTGAAGTAACAAAAAATGCGCCTTTGGATAGCAATAATGAGACTATTGCATCTGTTTCACCAGCTGGTGCCTCTAATAAACATAATCAAAAAAGTAGTCcacttgatgaaaatacaCAAAATGTAGGTGGCACTCCTATGGCGCATACGggatcaaagaaagaagaaaaagaaagtgtGCCAAAAGAAGCTAAAACAATACCCAATAGTGACCAAATTCccattgaacaaaaaaaaccgCCAGAACCACAAAAGCCCGTTCCTTTAAATATTCTCCAACAGCAATATGAAGAAGGTATAAGAGTAGTAGATATAGACGATCCTGATATGATGGTCGATTCTTTCACAATGCCAAATATCTCCCGTGAGAGTACTGATTACCAGACTTTACTAGCTAATTCAGGTCATGGAAAGTTCACTATTGAACCTGGCGTTTTGCCGGTTGGAATTGACACACACACTGCTACTGATATTTACCAAACATTAATCGCTTTAAATCTTGATACTACGGTGAACGACTGTCTGAATAAACTGTTGAATGATGAATGTTCTGAATCAATCAAGGAAGATGCACTCTATGATTATTATGCATTGCAATTGTTACCGCTACAAAAAGCTGTAAGAGGTCATGTGCTGCAATTTGAATGGCACCAAAACTCTTTATTAACTAATACACatccaaattttctttccaagaTAAGAAACATTAACATTCAAGATGCATTACTAACAAATCAGCTATATAAGAATCATGAATTATTAAAGCTagaaagaaggaagatCGAAGCGGCGGCAAAATTAAAGTCAATGAATAGATCTGCAATCAATCAATACAATAAAAGACaagataaaaagaacaaacgGCTGAAATTTGGTCATAGGCTTATCGCCACCCACACTAATTTAGAAAGAGATGAACAAAAGAGAGCCGAAAGAAAGGCTAAAGAACGTTTACAGGCCTTGAAGGCGAATGATGAGGAAGCGTATATAAAATTATTAGACCAGACCAAGGATACGAGAATTACGCATCTTTTAAGGCAAACGAACGCATTTCTAGATTCCTTAACAAGAGCCGTGAAAGATCAACAAAAATACACTAAAGAAATGATCGACTCTCATATAAAGGAAACGTCAGAGGAGGTGGACGATCTATCTATGGCACCAAAGATGAAGGATGAAGAATacgatgatgaagaagatagtCTTAACGTCGACTATTACAATGTTGCACATAGAATTAAAGAAGATATTAAGAAACAACCTTCAATTCTGGTTGGTGGTACACTAAAAGACTACCAAATTAAAGGATTACAGTGGATGGTCTCCCTTTTTAATAACCATTTAAATGGTATATTAGCAGACGAAATGGGTCTTGGTAAGACCATTCAGACAATTTCCTTACTTACGTATTTATATGAGATGAAGAATATCCGTGGGCCATATCTGGTCATTGTTCCTTTATCTACGTTATCAAATTGGAGCAGTGAATTCGCCAAATGGGCTCCAACTTTGAGAGCCATTTCGTTCAAAGGCTCaccaaatgaaagaaaagctaAACAGGCTAAGATTAAAGCCGGTGAATTTGATGTAGTTTTGACCACATTTgagtatattatcaaagaaagagcACTGTTATCTAAAGTTAAATGGGTTCATATGATTATTGATGAAGGGCATAGAATGAAAAACGCACAATCCAAGCTTTCCTTAACTCTAAACACACATTACCATGCCGACTATAGGTTAATTTTGACTGGTACACCCCTTCAGAATAACTTGCCGGAATTATGGGCTTTACTAAACTTCGTATTGCCGAAGATTTTCAACTCTGTGAAATCTTTTGATGAGTGGTTCAATACTCCTTTTGCCAACACTGGTGGACAAGACAAAATTGAACTAAGTGAGGAAGAAACCCTTTTGGTTATTAGAAGATTACATAAAGTTTTACGACCCTTTCTGTTACGTcgtttaaaaaaagatgtgGAAAAAGAGCTTCCGGataaagttgaaaaagtagTGAAGTGCAAAATGAGTGCTTTGCAACAAATCATGTATCAGCAAATGTTGAAATATCGTCGTCTTTTCATTGGTGatcaaaataataagaaaatggtAGGTTTAAGAGGTTTCAATAATCAAATTATGCaacttaaaaaaatctgtAATCACCCTTTTgtatttgaagaagttgagGATCAAATAAATCCCACAAGAGAAACAAATGACGATATTTGGCGTGTTGCAGGTAAGTTTGAACTGTTAGATAGAATTTTACCAAAACTTAAGGCAACAGGTCATCGAgtattaatattttttcaaatgacCCAAATTATGGATATCAtggaagattttttgagataCATCAATATCAAGTATCTGAGACTAGATGGTCATACGAAATCAGATGAGCGTAGTGAATTATTACGCTTGTTTAACGCACCAGATTCAGAATACTTGTGTTTTATCCTGTCGACAAGAGCAGGTGGTCTGGGATTGAATTTGCAAACTGCAGACACCgtcattatttttgacACCGACTGGAATCCACATCAAGATTTACAAGCGCAGGATAGGGCGCATAGAATAGGCCAAAAGAATGAAGTTAGAATTTTAAGGCTGATTACTACAAACTCTGTCGAAGAAGTTATTCTAGAAAGAGCTTATAAGAAACTGGATATTGATGGCAAGGTTATTCAAGCAGGtaaatttgataataaGTCTACATCAGAGGAACAAGAAGCTTTACTCAGATCTTTGCTAGATGCCGAAGAAGAAcgtagaaaaaaaagagaatctggtgttgaagaagaagaggaattGAAAGATACAGAGATTAATGAAATACTTGCTCGtactgatgaagaaatggtTACCCTTGCGAAAATGGATGAAGATAGATCAAAGAAGGAGGAAGAGTTAGGAGTGAAGAGCCGtcttttagaaaagaaCGAATTACCCGATATTTATAGTAGAGATATTGGTGCTGAGCTTAAACGTGAAGAATCAGAATCTGCTGCTGTTTACAATGGAAGGGGTGCAAGAGAACGTAAGACAGCAACTTACAACGATAATATGTCTGAAGAACAATGGTTAAGACAATTCGAAGTTAgcgatgatgaaaaaaatgacaagaAAGCAAGGAAacaaagaacaaagaaggaagaaaaaagcgAAACAGTTGATGGGGACGCAGAAGTCAAAGACGAATACATTGACgttgataatgaagatCCTAGAAACAACCATAATTTAACTGAAGATCAATTAGGTACAGACTTGACCATAGATGACGATGAATATCTagctaaaaaaagaaaggcgGGAAGACCTCGTGGGAGACCTAAGAAAGTTAAGCTTGAGGCTTCTGAAAATGCTGGACCATCAGCACTCGAATCAAGCCCGGTTACCGGCGATAATTCACCAAGTGAGAGTTTTATGGCCATTCAGAAACCACATACAGCTGGAAAAACATCTGTTAAATCAGCGAGAACCTCAGCAAGAGGTCGTGGACGGGGTCGAGGCCGTGGACGAGGTCGTGGACGAGGTCGTGGAAGACCACCAAAAGCAAGAAACGGCCTTGAGTATGTCCGTACTCCCGTTGCCGCGACCAGTCCTCTTGATATTAGAGAAAAGGTCGCTAAGCAAGCTTTAACATTATACGAATTTGCCCGTAATTATGAAAATGAAGCTGGAAGGAGACTTTCCGACATTTTTCTCGTAAAACCGTCCAGAGCCCTATATCCTgattattatattatcattaagTATCCAGTAGCCTTTGATAATATCAACACACATATTGAATCTTTGGCCTATAACTCACTAAAAGAGACACTCCAagattttcatttaataTTCTCTAATGCCAGAGTATACAACACTGAAGGTTCGATAGTGTATGAAGACTCTTTGGAATTGGAAAAAGCTGTTACCAAAAAATTCCACGAGATAATGGATGATGACGTGCCGCTCGACTTTActgaatttgatgaacagTATGGCACTAAGCCGCTCGTCTTGTCTCCTATTGTTGCTTCAAGCATGACAGAAGCTCTTACAGATGAAGCAGACTCCAGTATGACGGAAGGAAGTATATAA